One Nitrososphaerota archaeon DNA window includes the following coding sequences:
- a CDS encoding metallophosphoesterase, translating into MDLVFSDIHADIEGLETILDIAFSCEFEEKYGKASRIINLGDLLERGTSPKKVLQKMSELAKSFPMISVMGNHDEGFLYKKFLSGSSYTSLKEHESLSNQDTEFFRQNKDGTFGDQFVIDRKHRLFCVHGGPVNPDKITKKGDDPWLYQRTWQRLSEEDFEFFSYSGYHYKAESAFGEAKAELDNFLILCGHQHMEAAIKQTGDEITNILPFRYETEQISQYTLRKRQIPIEKNSNYLIRMGLGGPQGYYGGGFARPHFGIIQDHTRQVIFFELE; encoded by the coding sequence ATGGATCTAGTATTTTCTGATATTCACGCAGACATTGAGGGACTGGAGACAATACTAGATATTGCATTCTCCTGCGAGTTTGAAGAAAAATACGGCAAAGCATCAAGGATTATCAACCTGGGGGATCTGTTAGAGCGTGGCACAAGCCCAAAGAAAGTACTGCAGAAGATGAGCGAGCTTGCCAAGTCATTTCCGATGATTTCAGTGATGGGTAATCACGATGAGGGGTTTTTGTACAAAAAATTCCTCTCTGGAAGCTCCTATACAAGCCTCAAGGAGCATGAATCACTATCAAATCAGGATACTGAATTCTTTAGGCAAAACAAGGACGGCACATTTGGAGACCAGTTTGTAATAGACAGAAAGCACAGACTTTTCTGCGTACACGGCGGCCCAGTAAACCCAGACAAAATAACAAAGAAAGGCGATGATCCTTGGCTGTACCAGCGAACCTGGCAGAGACTATCAGAAGAAGACTTTGAGTTTTTCAGTTACTCCGGGTATCACTATAAAGCAGAGTCTGCATTTGGTGAGGCAAAGGCCGAGCTGGACAATTTCCTAATTCTTTGCGGACACCAACACATGGAAGCAGCCATCAAGCAAACCGGTGACGAAATCACGAACATTTTACCATTCAGATATGAAACGGAACAAATCTCACAATATACTCTCCGAAAAAGACAAATCCCAATTGAGAAGAATTCAAACTATCTGATAAGGATGGGTCTTGGCGGCCCGCAAGGATACTATGGAGGGGGATTTGCCAGGCCC
- a CDS encoding DUF2312 domain-containing protein — translation MSETLTNLYSAMLKTLVDRRAELVVEIEEINNQIVEIKQEAKENGINVAN, via the coding sequence ATGAGTGAAACACTAACAAATCTCTACAGCGCTATGCTCAAGACACTAGTAGACAGACGCGCAGAGCTAGTAGTTGAAATTGAAGAAATTAACAACCAGATAGTAGAGATAAAACAAGAAGCCAAAGAAAACGGAATAAACGTAGCTAACTAA